Proteins encoded within one genomic window of Scheffersomyces stipitis CBS 6054 chromosome 3, complete sequence:
- the ADO1 gene encoding adenosine kinase codes for MSYQLVALGNPLLDLQVNVDAEYLKKYDLKSDDAILAEEKHLPIYDELIKKDDLVLVAGGAAQNTARGAQYILPAKSVVYFGSVGNDVYAKKLNEANAKYGLRTEYQIQPDIETGKCAALINGVHRSLVTDLAAANHFKAAHLDKPENWKLVENATHYYIGGFHLTVSPEAIVKLGKHAAENNKVFTLNFSAPFIAQFFKDPLDEALPYVDYVIANESEAAAYAESHDLGVDAKDVVGIAKAVAKLPKVNSKRPRTVVFTQGLDPTVVVKYNAETEDYEVKAYKVRELAAEQVVDTNGAGDAFAAGFVASLVEGKTDAEAVDVGQWAASLSIQQVGPTFPFPKQTYPGTN; via the coding sequence ATGTCCTACCAATTAGTTGCCTTGGGTAATCCACTTTTAGACTTGCAAGTCAACGTCGACGCTGagtacttgaaaaagtACGACTTGAAGTCCGACGACGCTATCTTGGCTGAAGAAAAGCACTTGCCAATCTACGATGAACTCATCAAGAAGGACGACTTAGTCCTTGTTGCCGGTGGTGCTGCCCAGAACACCGCCAGAGGTGCTCAGTACATTTTGCCAGCCAAGTCTGTTGTATACTTCGGCTCTGTCGGTAATGACGTCTATGCtaagaagttgaatgaaGCCAATGCCAAGTACGGCTTGAGAACTGAATACCAAATCCAGCCAGATATTGAAACCGGTAAATGTGCTGCATTGATCAACGGTGTCCACAGATCGCTTGTAACTGACTTGGCTGCTGCCAACCACTTCAAAGCTGCCCATTTGGACAAGCCTGAGAACTGGAAGCTTGTCGAAAACGCTACCCACTACTACATTGGTGGTTTCCACTTGACTGTTTCGCCTGAGGCTATCGTCAAGTTAGGTAAGCATGCTGCTGAAAACAACAAGGTCTTTACCTTGAACTTCTCCGCTCCTTTCATTgctcaattcttcaaggatCCATTGGACGAAGCCTTGCCATATGTTGACTACGTCATTGCCAACGAATCCGAGGCTGCTGCCTACGCTGAGTCCCATGACTTGGGCGTTGATGCCAAGGATGTCGTTGGAATCGCTAAGGCTGTAGCCAAGTTGCCTAAGGTCAACTCCAAGAGACCAAGAACTGTTGTCTTCACCCAGGGTCTTGACCCTACTGTTGTTGTCAAGTACAACGCTGAAACCGAAGACTACGAAGTCAAGGCCTACAAGGTCAGAGAACTTGCAGCAGAACAAGTCGTCGACACCAATGGTGCTGGTGATGCCTTTGCTGCTGGTTTTGTTGCTTCTTTGGTTGAAGGTAAGACCGATGCTGAAGCCGTCGATGTTGGTCAATGGGCTGCTTCTCTCTCCATTCAACAGGTCGGTCCTACTTTCCCATTCCCAAAGCAAACCTACCCTGGTACCAACTAG